In the Castor canadensis chromosome 1, mCasCan1.hap1v2, whole genome shotgun sequence genome, ATCAGTGTGCTGAGTAGTTGATGATTCGGTTCAAAATATATTATGTTATTATTCTATGAAAGACTGATCACTTTTTAGGGTATGATGCCAttgaattcagtgaaatttttatagatatttatttatgtacatctatttattaatttattttggtgctACATGGATCATACTAAACAGTTATTCCCCATGAATACTACATAATAAAAGAATTGACTCTATGtccattcatatttaaaattaactGCCAACATTACAGATGCTTCTTCAAAACAGTGACCCATTCCCTCTTCCTAATTTATGATAGCTGTTCCAAGGCATGACATATATTAAGATGGTATTAAATGTGTGAGTAACTTAATTTTAGCTAGTCTTCTGTATGAGCTATTTATATATATGGAACCATTAATCTCTAGGTGCAAACAAAATCATTTGAGAATTAGAATAGTCAAAGGAAGGTCTGTTGGAGTCCTTAGAagatgaactgaacagatattATTGAAGGTGGGTTTACCAGTGTAGAAAATGCTGATGGAATGTGCTCCataaaaaaatgtattcatgGTCCTCTTCACCATTTGCTAGCAGGAATTCTTCTGAACTCTCATCTCTAAAGCAAGTATTATAAAATGAGACCCAGGAATAATGTCACGGAATTTGTTCTCCTTGGCCTTACTCAGGATCCTGATCATCAAAAAGCATTATTTGTCATGTTTTTACTCATCTACATTGTGACAATTGTGGGCAACCTGCTCATTGTGGTGACTGTCATTGCCAGCCCTTCCTTGGGCTCCCCTATGTACTTCTTCCTTGCCTATCTGTCACTTATGGATGCTGCTTACTCCACAGCAATTTCTCCAAAGTTGATTATAGACTTGCTGTGTGATGAAAAGACTATTTCCTTCCCAGCTTGCATGGTTCAGCTCTTTATAGAGCATTTATTTGCTGGTGCTGAGGTGTTCCTTCTGGTGATgatggcctatgatcgctatgtggccATATGTAAGCCATTGCACTATTTGACAATCATGAACAGACGAGTTTGCATCCTCCTATTGGTGGCGGCCTGGGCTGGAGGTTTTGCACACTCTTTTGTTCAAATTGTCTTTGTGTGCAGTCTCCCTTACTGTGGTCCCAATATCATTGACCACTTTGTCTGTGACATGTACCCTTTGTTGGAACTTTCGTGCACTGACACCTACTTCATAGGCCTCACTGTGATTGCTAATGGTGGAGCAATCTGTATGGTCATTTTTATCCTTCTCTTAGTCTCCTATGGAATCATCTTAAACTCTCTTAAGACTCAGAGTCAAAAAGGGAGGCACAAAGCTCTATCAACCTGCAGTTCACACATCACAGTTGTTGTCCTCTTTTTTGTTCCCTGTATTTTCCTTTATGTTAGACCTGTTTACAACTTTCCCATTGATAAATTCATAA is a window encoding:
- the LOC109702510 gene encoding olfactory receptor 4A16-like, with the protein product MRPRNNVTEFVLLGLTQDPDHQKALFVMFLLIYIVTIVGNLLIVVTVIASPSLGSPMYFFLAYLSLMDAAYSTAISPKLIIDLLCDEKTISFPACMVQLFIEHLFAGAEVFLLVMMAYDRYVAICKPLHYLTIMNRRVCILLLVAAWAGGFAHSFVQIVFVCSLPYCGPNIIDHFVCDMYPLLELSCTDTYFIGLTVIANGGAICMVIFILLLVSYGIILNSLKTQSQKGRHKALSTCSSHITVVVLFFVPCIFLYVRPVYNFPIDKFISVVFTVITPMMNPLIYTLRNSEMKNAMKQLWCRKLSTK